One window from the genome of Anaerococcus sp. Marseille-Q7828 encodes:
- a CDS encoding haloacid dehalogenase-like hydrolase, whose amino-acid sequence MKRLLNYQGADYLKASPMELKQAILASEGRVIVSESVVSAQPYIGGLTNAEIERAFGADILLLNALDLENPTINGVPEEASNHLAWLKRATSRPLGVNLEPVDTNAEMTQSREELPKGRIASIENYKLANDLGLDLICLTGNPGTGVTNSQILEAIKEAKENFKGLVIAGKMHAAGTDGPVMNLEIAKDFIKAGTDILLVPAPYTVPHFNEDDLKEIADYVYDYNTSKNIEEKVLIMSAIGTSQETSDENTIRQIALAAKANGAHLQHIGDAMNGISLPENIYTMGVAIRGVRWQMYQMSSSNFRNGEE is encoded by the coding sequence ATGAAAAGATTATTAAACTACCAAGGAGCAGATTACCTCAAAGCTAGCCCTATGGAACTAAAACAAGCCATACTAGCATCAGAAGGCAGGGTAATAGTATCAGAATCAGTCGTATCAGCCCAACCCTATATCGGAGGACTTACAAATGCCGAAATAGAAAGAGCCTTTGGAGCAGACATACTACTACTAAATGCCCTAGACCTAGAAAACCCAACAATAAACGGCGTACCAGAAGAAGCATCAAATCACTTGGCATGGCTAAAACGCGCAACATCCAGACCCCTAGGAGTCAACCTAGAGCCAGTAGATACTAATGCAGAAATGACCCAAAGTAGAGAAGAACTACCAAAAGGCAGGATTGCATCCATAGAAAACTACAAATTAGCAAATGACCTTGGCCTAGATCTCATATGCCTAACAGGCAACCCAGGAACAGGAGTAACCAATAGTCAAATACTAGAAGCCATAAAAGAAGCCAAAGAAAACTTCAAAGGCCTTGTCATAGCAGGCAAAATGCACGCTGCAGGAACGGACGGACCTGTAATGAACCTAGAAATAGCCAAAGACTTCATCAAAGCAGGCACAGACATACTCCTAGTCCCAGCACCATATACAGTCCCACACTTTAACGAAGATGATCTAAAAGAAATAGCAGACTATGTCTATGACTACAACACAAGCAAAAATATAGAAGAAAAAGTCCTCATCATGTCAGCCATAGGAACCAGCCAAGAAACAAGCGATGAAAACACCATAAGACAAATCGCCCTAGCAGCAAAAGCAAACGGCGCCCACCTCCAACACATAGGAGACGCAATGAACGGCATATCCTTGCCAGAAAACATCTACACCATGGGAGTAGCCATCAGAGGAGTAAGATGGCAAATGTACCAAATGAGTTCGAGTAACTTTAGGAATGGGGAGGAATAA
- the nagE gene encoding N-acetylglucosamine-specific PTS transporter subunit IIBC, with product MKEKLQRLGQALMQPVAVMPLAALLLGIGYFIDPVDWGAGSPIAAFFISAGGAVLDNLGILFAVGIAFGIAKENHGASALAGLVAFLTLSKMLSTATVAQLKSIDVEAWTASDPFRVAAFDAINNKNVLIGIISGVLGGKAYDRFHSTKLPDFLAFFSGRRLVPIMASLYALIASIILIFLWPFIYAGLVKFGTTLTGMGALGAGLYGFFNRLLIPTGLHHALNQVFWFGLADINDIPNFLNNVQESITATYHPGMYQAGFFPIMMFGLPGAALAIAQRADESNKKTTKALMIAGALASFLTGVTEPLEFAFMFVAPQLYFVHALLTGISVFLAAQLKAYAGFGFSAGLIDLLLSSKNPMAQKIWILLVMGLVFFAIYYLLFKVLIEKWDIATPGRSSKSQNSGQVSSDDKTVDQEAKEQQATVKGSYADTAKVILQGLGGAENIDTTSYCTTRLRLTVNDPAKVNDDKIKEAGVAGIMKPGPKAVQVIIGPQVQAVYDEFVKLLGK from the coding sequence ATGAAAGAAAAACTACAAAGATTAGGTCAAGCCCTAATGCAACCAGTTGCGGTTATGCCTCTAGCAGCCCTTCTTTTGGGTATTGGTTATTTTATTGACCCTGTTGATTGGGGTGCAGGTTCACCAATAGCAGCATTTTTCATATCTGCTGGTGGAGCAGTTTTAGATAATCTAGGAATACTATTTGCAGTAGGTATAGCGTTTGGTATTGCCAAAGAAAATCATGGAGCAAGTGCTCTTGCAGGTCTTGTAGCATTTTTAACCTTATCAAAGATGCTATCAACAGCAACAGTTGCCCAACTTAAGTCTATTGACGTCGAAGCATGGACAGCAAGCGATCCATTTAGAGTTGCAGCATTTGATGCCATCAACAACAAAAACGTACTTATAGGTATTATATCCGGGGTCTTGGGCGGCAAAGCCTACGATAGGTTCCACTCAACAAAACTTCCAGACTTCTTGGCATTCTTCTCAGGAAGAAGACTTGTGCCAATTATGGCATCCCTATATGCTCTAATTGCATCAATAATTCTAATTTTCCTATGGCCATTCATTTATGCTGGTCTAGTAAAATTTGGTACAACACTAACTGGAATGGGAGCTCTTGGTGCTGGATTATATGGATTCTTTAACAGACTATTGATTCCAACAGGACTTCACCATGCCCTAAACCAAGTATTCTGGTTTGGACTTGCTGATATCAACGATATACCAAATTTCTTAAATAACGTACAAGAATCAATTACAGCAACCTATCATCCAGGTATGTACCAAGCAGGATTCTTCCCAATAATGATGTTTGGTTTGCCAGGTGCAGCTCTAGCTATAGCTCAAAGAGCTGATGAGAGTAACAAAAAAACTACTAAGGCTCTTATGATTGCAGGTGCATTAGCATCATTCTTAACAGGTGTAACAGAACCACTAGAATTTGCCTTTATGTTTGTAGCGCCACAATTATATTTTGTACACGCTCTACTAACTGGTATATCAGTATTCTTGGCAGCACAACTAAAAGCATATGCAGGATTTGGTTTCTCAGCAGGACTTATTGACTTATTGCTATCATCAAAAAACCCAATGGCACAAAAAATTTGGATACTACTTGTAATGGGTCTAGTATTCTTTGCAATCTATTATCTCCTATTCAAGGTTCTAATAGAAAAATGGGATATAGCTACTCCAGGTAGAAGCTCAAAATCTCAAAATAGTGGCCAAGTTTCTTCAGATGATAAGACAGTTGATCAAGAAGCAAAAGAACAACAAGCCACAGTAAAAGGATCATATGCTGATACAGCAAAGGTAATTTTACAAGGTCTAGGCGGAGCAGAAAATATTGATACAACAAGCTATTGTACAACAAGACTACGTCTAACAGTAAATGATCCAGCAAAAGTAAATGACGACAAAATCAAAGAAGCTGGCGTTGCAGGAATTATGAAACCAGGTCCAAAAGCAGTCCAAGTAATCATAGGACCACAAGTTCAAGCAGTATATGATGAATTTGTAAAACTTTTGGGTAAATAA
- a CDS encoding CPBP family intramembrane glutamic endopeptidase, with protein sequence MLKDNFSIEQTRKTLKKTNPVSTVVILFLLMQVPGVIIDLLLSHMLLESKDYSNKLANADFFLLATLFTTLFIALLAYLFARYYQKRNKESLGLTSSEKLKSYLKGLLIGIFMILAVAFVAKLTGFAEISLNTSKISWSFFIIFVLGWIIQGFEEELITRSILMNFFAVNNGVIGGIIINSLLFAILHMGNTGFGILAFINIMLMGILFSLLFYISDNIFFPAAAHSFWNFAQANIFGMSVSGMDEVKNTIFKTKLMGGDIISGGAFGFEGSIFVTLVEIIMIFVIIKIIKRRNLYLEKIN encoded by the coding sequence ATGCTAAAAGACAACTTTTCTATAGAGCAAACCAGAAAGACACTAAAAAAGACAAATCCAGTTTCAACTGTTGTAATTTTATTTTTGCTAATGCAAGTACCAGGGGTCATAATTGACCTTTTGCTTTCCCATATGTTATTGGAAAGTAAAGATTACTCAAATAAATTGGCAAATGCGGATTTTTTTCTGCTTGCCACTTTATTTACCACGCTATTTATAGCCTTATTAGCCTACCTATTTGCAAGATATTACCAAAAACGCAACAAAGAAAGTTTGGGGCTTACAAGTAGTGAGAAGTTAAAATCTTATCTTAAGGGCCTATTAATTGGTATTTTTATGATACTTGCAGTAGCTTTTGTGGCGAAACTTACAGGTTTTGCTGAAATCAGCTTAAATACATCCAAGATATCTTGGTCATTTTTTATAATTTTTGTATTAGGTTGGATTATCCAAGGCTTTGAAGAAGAACTTATCACAAGATCTATTTTGATGAATTTTTTTGCTGTAAACAACGGAGTAATAGGAGGGATAATAATAAACAGCCTGCTATTTGCTATCTTACATATGGGCAATACAGGTTTTGGCATCCTAGCATTTATAAATATAATGTTAATGGGTATTTTGTTTTCTCTGCTATTTTACATATCAGATAATATATTTTTCCCGGCAGCAGCTCACAGCTTTTGGAACTTTGCTCAGGCAAACATATTTGGAATGAGTGTAAGTGGTATGGATGAAGTCAAAAATACTATTTTTAAAACAAAACTTATGGGTGGCGACATCATAAGTGGAGGAGCTTTTGGCTTTGAAGGATCTATTTTTGTGACCCTTGTTGAAATTATAATGATCTTTGTAATAATAAAAATTATAAAAAGAAGAAATCTATACTTAGAAAAAATCAATTAA